The DNA window CGACGCAGACGACGCGCCCCGCCCACCCGCCGTACCGGCTCGCCAGTCCCACCGCGGCCCCGAACAGGCCGGTGAACAGGACGTGGCCGAACAGCACCCCGCCGGCCCACTGCCGCACCCACACGTGGAACGCGGCCTGGTCGAAGTTCGCCATGGCGAACCGCGCGGTTTCCGCGAAGTTGAACCCGGCGCCCGTCATCCCGCCGAGCACGGCACCGGTCAGCACGCCGTCGAACCGGCGGCGGAGCAGGTGGAAGACGACGAGCACACCGGCCGCCTTGGCGCATTCCTCCCACAACGGGGCCGCGAGCACCATCGACGCGGGCTGCGCGCCGAGGTCCGCCGGAACCCAGTCGTCGGACAGGGACCGGAGCGCGAGCGCGCTGTGGGCGGTTTGGGCGAGGCAGCCGAAGGTGAACGCGAACGTCACACCCCAGCCGAACGCGAGCAGCGAGAACCGCAGCGGGATCCGCCGGAACCTCGGCAGCCGGTGCAGCACCCACACCGCGAACACGGCGCCGGGCACGGCCATCGCGGTGCCCGCCGGGTTCACCAGGAACACCTTGGCGAACGGGAAAACCGGCATTCCGGTGGCGCAGACCAGTGCCGCGCACCGGTTCGCGGCCACGAGCTTCCGCGCCCGCTCGCCGTCACGGGCGAACCGGGCGATGACCGCGGGCCCCGTCACGAGCAGCGCGGCCCCGCACCCGGTACCGACGGCCATGCCGATCAGGTAGGTCGCGGCCATCCCGCCCGGCGTCGGGTAGCGGTCCCCGGGGAACGACATCAGCAGTTGCCCGCGCCACCACGGGAACAGCAGCAGGCACGCGGTCGCCAGCACCACGGTCGCGAGCCAGACCGCTGCGGTCGTCCGTACCGCGAAGCCTCCCCGTCGGAGAACGGCGGTCACGCCGGGCATTTCCGGTCCACCGCCTCCCGCAACCGGGACAGTCCGGTAAGGCCCCGCAGTGCCGCGGGCCCGTCGCCCAGCCGTTCGAGGTCCCCGGCGACCGCCAGCGCGGCGCCGCGCAGTTCCTGGTCGCTCACCGCGGCGGCCCCGCTCTCGAGGCGTCCGCCGATTTCGCGCAGCTTCCCGGTCAGCCCGGTCAGGTCACCGGAGACGGTCCGCGCGTCGGCCACGTCTTTCGCCGCCGTTCGCACCACCGAGCCCAGTTCGCCGCACCTCCTCGCGTCCTCCGAGGACTGGGCGAAGCAGGAACACAGCGAGAGGCTGATGGCGAACGCCGTTCCCGCTGCGGCAGCCCGCCGCGGTATCTTCCGTTTTCCGTTCTGAGACAAGTTTCTTACCCTCCAGAAAAGTCGCATTAGGACGGTCATCCCAGGTCGACCGGGATGTCGAACGGCGCCGGTGCGGGGGACCAGCTGCCCGCCGCCTTCTTCTTGAGGCGGGTGGCGGTCACCTCGGCCGCGCCGATGCTCGCCCGCACCGTGCCGCGCTGGAACTCCGCCGGGACGGCGAACGTCATCAGCCCGCCGGACTTGAGCGGCCAGGGCCCGAGCACCTCCGTGCTCATCGTGGTGCTCCCCGGTTCAGCGGGGATCGCGGTCCCGTCGGGCAGCCGGAGCGAGAACACCGCCGGATCCGAGAGTGCGAGGTCGAAGAGCGGTGAGAACGGATCGAACGGCCGGGAGACGACCGGCCTCGGCACCACCAGCCACGCCCCGCCGGGCGGTGCCCAGCCGCGCCGCGGGGTGTAGGGCGCCAGCGTCGCGGTGGGTTTGTCGGTCAGGTGCGCGGGATCCATGGTCTTGAACCCGGCCGCGAACTCCACCGGGGTGCGGCCGCCGCCCAGCGGCGTGGAGATCCCGCCGGAAAGATGGCCCGTCCAGGTCAGTTCCGCGGAGTTCCTGCGGTAGTAGCCCGCGATCGCGTCGGGCCCCCTGCGGCCGGTGCGCAGGTCCATCGTCTGGGTGCGCCCGGCGTCGGTCACCCTGATCGACACCGGCGCCCCGGCGGGCACGCTGGCCACCACGACCGCGCTGTCGAGCTTGACGTCGACGCCGCTTTTCGGCGGGGTCAGCGGAATCCGGTGCAGCGCGGTGGGCGCGCCGCCGACCACCAGCTCCGCTTTCGGTTTCGGATCGTCTTCGTCCGGCACCCACTGCCCGGCTCGCACCCGCGAGTCGGCGGCGACGACCACGAGCTCCTGCCCCGGTTCGGCCCGCCGCTCGCCGATGCCCGACGCCGCCACCGGTCCCTTGATCGCCTTGCCGACGGCGAAGGCTTCCACCCCGAAGGCGAAGAACGGGCCGTCGAGCCGGCCTTGACCGTCCTCATAGGACTGAACGGTCAGCTCGGAACCCAGCCACACCGGCGGGGAGCCCGCCGTGCGCTCGAACTCCTCCACCGAGTTCGGGCGCTGCGCGGGTAATCCCGCGACTTCCGGCGGCGGCTCCGAGCCGTTCGTGCACGAGGCCACCAGCCCCGCGCACACCAGCCCAACGACAACGGCACCACACCGCATCCGTCCTCACCTCCCGCGATCGACACACCACCCAGGACAGGGCGGGCACGCGAAAGGTTGGGCACGGGAACGGAGAACGGCGTTTTCACCCGATGGGGGCCGGGCAGCTCAGGTCGGCCGCCGGGAGCTTTCCGGTGGCGAGGTACGCGGCGGCGGGGGCGTCGACGCACGGGTTCCCGCGCAGGAACGTCACCGCCGGGTTCAAGCCGCCCTGCTCGGTGACCAGCCGGGAACCGGGCAAGGTCGCGTGGAGCCGCTGGGCGTCGCGATAGGCGAGTGCGATGTCGTCGGTGGCGTGCACGATCAACGCGGGTGGCAGGCCCGCACCGGTGATCGGCACCGGAGTGCGGGGCGCCCGCGGCCAGAACGCGCACGGCGAGAGGTACCAGGTGTTGTTCCAGGTCGCGAACGGGGCGGTGGCGTGCAGCTTCGTGGCGTCGTCGTGCCACTGGCGCCAATCGCGCGGCCACGCGGTGTCGGCGCACTGCACGGCGGTGAACACCGCGTAGTCGTTGTCGCCGTGATGTGCCGCGATGGCCTGGTACGCGGTCACGACGGCCTTTTCGTCGCCGTGGTGAAAGGCCGCGAGGGTGTTCGCGAGGAACGGCCACAACCCGCTTTCCCAAGCCACGTTGTGGAACGTGGCCTCGAACTCGAACGGGCCGACCACCCCGCCCGCGGGCTTGGCCTTCACCGCGCCGCGCGCGCCGTAGTACGCCGCGGCCACGGTTTCCGGCGCGGTGCCGAGGTGGTAGACGTCGTCCTTGCCCGCGACCCAGGCGAAGAAGTCCTTCGACCTGGCGTCGAAACCGGGGTCCTCCTGCTCGATGTAGTGCCGGTACCAGTCGGCGTCCTGGCGCGCGACGCTGTCCAGCACCGCCCGGCGCAGCTTCCCGGGGAACAGGGTGCCGTACACCGAGCCGACGTAGGTGCCGTAGCCGTAACCGAGGTAGTCGATGGTCGGCTGTCCGAGCGCGCGCCGCACGTCGTCGAGATCGCGCGCGCTGTCCTCGGTGCTCATGTGCGGCAGCAACGAGCCGTACTTCGCCGCGCATTTCATCGTGTACGCCAGCGGGCGGGACAGCAGGCGCAGTTCCTCGCCCGCGTTCGACGGCACCGGATCGGGCCACGGCGGGGCGAAGTAATCCTTGTCGCAGCTCATCGACGGCGTGCTCGCGCCGACTCCGCGCGGGTCGATGCCGATGATGTCGTAGCTCGCGACGAGGTCCGGCGGCATCGCACCGGCGACGGTGCCCGCCACCGCGCGCCCGGTGATGCCGGGGCCGCCGGGGTTGACCACCAGCACGCCCTTCGGCGCGGCGGCCTTCTTGCGGCTCAGCGCCAGTGTCACGGTCGGGCCGTGCGGTCGCGCGTGATCCAGTGGCACGGCCAGGGTGGCGCAGTCCAGGCCGAGCTTGGCCAGGTCCGCCTCCGCGCACGGCGCCCACGGCAGGCCGGGTTGCGCGGCGGCGGGCATGGCGGGCACGAGGCCGGTCACGAGGACGGCCGCCGCGACGGCGGCCCTCAGCTTCTTCATGCGTGTTCCTCCACAGTGGACGGTCGATCGACTGCGCTCGCGGTGGATCGGCGGATGGTCGACCGGAGCACCACCGGGGCCATCAGGGAGGTCGCGATCGCCAGCAGCAGCACGGTCGCGTACATGCCGGGGGTGAGCAGCCCGAGGCCGCGCCCGACCGAGGCGACCACGACCCCGACCACGCCCCGCGCGTTGAGGCCCGCGCCGACCGACAGCGCGTCCCAGTGCGCCAGCCCGCCGATCCGGCCGCCCGCGTACCCGCCGCCGAACTTCGTCGCCGCGGCGACCAGCAGCACCACGGCGGCCATCGCCAGCGTCGCGGCGTCGGCGAGGTTCGTGAGGTCGACCCGGAGGCCGACGGTGGCCAGGAACAGCGGGGCGAGCACGGACATCACCATGATCCGCAGCGGTTCGAGGCGCGCCCGGTCGAGCCCGGGGCAGCTGCCCACCACGACCCCGGCGACGAACGCGCCGAACACCGCCTCCAGCTTGAGCGCCTGGCTCGCCGCCGCGCCGAGCGAAACCACGGCGACCACGGTGACGATCAGCGGGCCGGGACCGCTCGACCGGCTCGCCCTGGTCAGCGCCAGCCGCACCAGCGGGCGGACGACCAGTCCCGCGGCGAGCAGGAACCCGAGCAGCACGCTGATCGACATCAGCACCGAACCGGGGTGCACACCGGCCACCGCCATCGCCGAGACGATCGAGAGCAGCAGCCAGCCGATCGCGTCGTCGAACACGCCCGCGGTGAGGATCAGCTTGCCCACCCTGGTTTCCAGCAGGTTCATGTCGGCGAGGGTCTTGGCGATCACCGGGATCGCGGTGACGCCCATCGCGACGCCGAGGAACAGGGCGAACACGGTGCGGTCCACGCCGCCGGGGAGGAACCGGTCGGGCATCAGGTAGCCGGCGAGCACGCCGCCGCCGATCGGGAGCAGCACCCCGCACACCGCGACCGACGACGCGGGTTTCACCTGGTCCCTGAGCTGACCCAGTTCGAGGGTCAGTCCGGTCAACCCGACCAGGAGCACCACGCCGACCTGGCCGACGGAGTCCAGCAGGTGTGCCTGCTGGGCGTCCGGCGGGAACAGCCACGAGGTGACCGAGGGGATCGCCGCGCCGAGCAGGGACGGGCCGAGCAGCACACCGGCGGCCAGCTCGCCGACCAGTGGTGGCAGCGAAAACCGGACCGCGAGCCTGCCGAACAGGAGCGCGAGCGTGAGCAGCACGCCGACCTGCAGCAGGAACAGCCACAGCGAATCGGCCGCGATCGGGGGCGGCGGCTGCGCCACCGAGGCCGACACCGCCGTCGCGGCGATCACGGTTCGACGGTCCCGGTGAGCGCGGGCTCCTCTTCCGCGCCGGGGATGCGGAACAGCTCCGACATCGCGAGCCTGCCGGAGATCACCGCGACGAACGCTTCGCGCGCGTTGGGGTACCGCTCGTTGAAATCGGCCATCGACCGCGCCTGCTCGAAGTAGTCTTCGCGATCACGCGTCGGGTCGTAGAAGAACCGCACGTAGTCCAGGAAGCTCGACACCATGTTGTGCACGCCCGCGGCGTAGGCGGCCAGCGCGCGATCGGCGAGATCGGGCCTGCGCAACACCGTGTCGACGGCCTTGGCCGCCGCGTCGGCACCGAGCACGGCCAGGCACACCCCGCCGGAGAACAACGGGTCGATGAACCCGCTCGCGTCCCCTGTGGACAGCCAGCCCGGCCCGGTGACCGCGGCCGAGCGGTAGGACCAGTCGCGTGTGGACCGGAACTCGGCGACCCGCTTCGCGCCGAGCAGAAGGCGTTTCAGCTGCTTGCTTTCCGCGACACCGGCTTCGTAGAGCTCGTCGATCGACGGACCGCCGGAAACCAGGCTCGCGGTCGGGGTCACGTAACCGACGCTGAGCCGCCGGGTTTCGGTTTCCACCGGGATCGCCCAGAACCAGCCGTGCGACACCCGCTCCACCAGGATGTTGCCGAGCTGGCCGTCGGGCAGGTCCGCGGTGTCCTCGAAGTAGGTCCAGTAGGCGAGGTTGCGCAGGTCTTCGGCCCACTCGATGGTGGTCAGCTTCCTGGACAGCACCCTCGACTGCCCGGACGCGTCGACCACGAGCGGGGCGCGCGCTTCGGTGGTCTCGCCGCCCGCTTCGTAGCGGACACCGGTCACCCTGCCGTTTTCGAGAAGCGGTTCTTTGACGGTCGCCTCTTCGACCACGGTCACGCCGAGTTCGCGCGCGTGGTCGAGCAGGATCTCGTCGAATTCGGCCCGGCGCACGTGGAACGAGTAGTCGTACGGGCCGTCGATCTCGGCGAAGTTGACGTTCCACAGATCGCGGTTCTTGCCCCACACGATGCTGAGCCCGTTCTTGCGCGGGAAACCGACCCGTTCCAGGCGTTCGGTGACGCCGAGCTCGTCGAACACCGAGAGCATCCCGGTGATCAGCGACTCGCCGATGTGGTACCGGGGGAAGAGTTCGCGCTCGAGGACCAGCACCCGGTGCCCGCGCTGGGCGAGCAACCCGGCGGTGGTGGCACCGGCCGGTCCGCCGCCCACGACCACTACGTCGAATTCCACAGCCATCCCCAAGCCCTTCTGCGTGGCGTACGGTTGCTTCACCGTGCTACTGGCGATCCTGATCGGTGCCAGGGGAGTGAGAAATCCCCAACCGGGCCACCTGAGCTGTACGGCTGGGGTAGCCGGTGGGCTAGGGCCGTGGCGGCACGGCGATCGACCACGGGAGGATTCCGCCCATGTCGCATCTCTACCAGGAGCCGAACGCCTACCGGCGGCGCCTGACCATCCCGTTCAGCGGGCTGCACACCAGGGCGGCCGCGCACGCGCGCTCGGCGGCGCCGGAATCCGGTGCGGTGCTGGACATCGGCTGCGGGCCGGGCACGCTCGCGCTGCGGATCGCGCGGTCGCGCCCGGATCTGCGGGTGTCCGGAGTGGACCCGTCGGCCGCGATGGTGGACTACGCCGCGAAAGCGGCGAGCAGGCGCGGTTTCGCGGGCAGGGTGGACTTCGCGGTGGGGCAGGCCGCCAGGATGCCGTTCGAGCCGGGCTCGTTCGACGTGGTGGTGTCCACGATGAGCTTCCATCACTGGGCCGCGTTGCCGGACGTGGTGCGCGAGCTGCGGCGGGTGGTCCGGCCGGGCGGCCGGATCTTCGTCTACGACATGCGTGCCGCCTACTACGACGGGCTGCGTTCGGCGGTCGAAGCGGTCGCTCCTGAATGGACGTTCCGGCGGAAGTTCCTGTGGCTGCGGGTTTTCCCGTCGCTGATGTTCGGCTGCGCGGAGATCAGCGTTCCGTCGTGACGGTCAGCACGGCGCTCGCGGCGTTGTAGCCCTGCGTGCCGCCGACCATCAGCACCCGGTCGCCCGCCGAGAGCTGGCCCGTGGCGAGCAGGTGGTGCAGCGACACGACCTGGTCGCACGCGCCGAGGTGCCCGACCGTGCGGCCGAAGTCCCAAGTGGACTTCGCCATCGGCAGGCCGAGCGGCTGCATGATGCCGAGGTCGACGAACGGCGCGCCCGCGTTGACGAACACCACCCTGGCCAGCTCGCCCGCGTCCACTTCGGCCTCGGCCATCGCTTGCCGCGCCGCGGAAAAGTACATCGCGGTGAACATCCGCCGCAGTTCGAACGGGTCGTAGCCCGCCGCGGCCACGAATTCGCCGGACCGGGTCACGACGTCGATCGGCCCGTCGCGGACGGCGGTCTCCTCCGACGGCGGCGCGGCACCGCGGTGCAGGCCCTCCAGTTCGGGGAACGTGGTGGAGCAGACGGCGTCCACCCTGGCGATCCCGTGTTCGCGTCCCAGCAGCACCGCGCACCCGGCGTCGCCGACGTGCATCCCGAAACCCGCGCTGCGCCACCGGTCCATGAGCGGGCTTTCGCCCCGCAGCGCGGTGGTGAGCAGCGCGGTGGCGGCGTGCTCGGACAGCGCCAGCCATCCCGCGGCCAGCTCCATCGCGGCGAACATCCCGTTGCAGCCCTGCCGGACTTCGTGGCAGGGCCCCGGATCGCAGCCCAGTTCGCGGAGCACGTACCCGGCGGGCGACCACCCGTCGGGTCCTTCCGGGAGCATCGTCGCGTGCACCAGCAGGTCGAGATCTCCTGGTTTCACATCGGCGTCGGACAACGCTTCGCGGCCAGCCGCGACGGCCATGTCGACACCGCTCGTGCCGTCGCCTGCGGCGACGCTGAGCAGACCGCTGTGCGCGATCTGCTCAGCGCCGCAGTACCCGGCCGCGACCGCTTCGTCCGCGGTGATCCGGCCCTCGGGCAGGTGCACGCCGATCCCGCGGAGGAAGAGCCCGTGCGGTTTCATGTCCCGGCTCAGGCCTGGCCAGGTCCGGCCCACACGGCGCCGAGGTACGGGTGCCAGACGTGGTCGGGGTCGTTTTCCACCGCCTTCAGGATTTCGCGCATGTCCTCCAGCGCCTTCGGCGGTTCGCCGTCGTAGACGTCACCCTGCAGCATCCGCAGCACGTCGATGCGGTAGCGCGGGTCCTTCACGAACGCGGTGAACAGCACGTTGAGCCGGTAGAAGATGGCGATGAACTCGTACCAGTAGCCGACCGCCTTCTTCAGCTTCGCCTCGTAGGTCGCGAAACTGCTCCTGCCGAAGCCGTGCCCGCCTTCGTGCGCGGCGATGATGTCGCGGGACACGAGCCGCGCGCTGTTCATCGCGACGCTCACCCCGCTGGAGAAGATCGGGTCCACGAACCGCGCGGCGTCCCCGATCAGCACGAACCGGTCGCCCGCCATTTCCCGCATCCGGTAGCTGTAATCGCCTTCCGCCTTGAACGGGCGGATCTGGCGCGCCTTCCGCAGCGCCTTGCTCAGCTCCGGGCGGGTGTCCACGAAGTCCCAGAACAGTTCGTCGGGTGACGCGCTCGCGGAGGTGAAGTTCTTCTTCTGCGTCACCACGCCGAAGCTCGTGACGGTGTCGGTGATCGGGATCTGCCACACCCAGGAGTCCCGCATCGCCAGCCAGTGCACGTAGATGAAGTCCTCTTCGTGGTCCTCGGTGACGAACGCGGTCCGGTCGAAGTCCTCGAACCACGCGTGCAGCGCGTACTGGTTGAACACCGGGTCCGGGATCTTCGTCTTCAGCTGCTTGCCGAGCAGGGTCTGCCTGCCGGAGGCGTCCACGACGAGGTTCGCGGTGTAGGTGACGTTCGCGCCGGCGATCCGGCAGTTCAGCGTGACCACCTGGTCGTCGGAGAAGTCCACGTTCAGCACGCGGGCGCCGCACACGACCTTCGCGCCCTGCGCCTCGGCGTTCTTCAGCAGGATGAGGTCGAACTTGCCGCGGTCGACGTGGTAGGTGTAGTCGCGGTCGACGCCTTCCTGGTCGCGTTCCACGAACTGCACCACGGCGGGCAGGTTGTGGCTGAGCCCGGCGAAACCGTTGTTGGGCAGGGACACGGAGTTCGCGGTCGTCCACGCCGCGCCGTACTTCTTCGGGAAGCCCGCGGCGTCCACCGCGGGCATCGCGCCGCTTTCGACCAGCGGCGGGGTGGCGGCGGGTACCAGTGACTCGCCGACGTGGGGCCGCGGGAAGATTTCGCTTTCGAGCAGGAGCACGGAAAGGCCGGCCTTGGCGAGGTACGCGGCCGCCGTCGAGCCAGCCGGGCCGCCGCCGATGACCGCCACATCGAAGTCTGCTTGCATGCACTCCAGTGTTCGGGCGCCACCAAGACCGCGCTTACAACTCGCTTAACGGCCTGGATGAGGGAATTTAGCGGTTCTTCAGTGCCCTGTTGGCCGCGGCGGATCGGATGGTCCCCGTTATGGACTTCGACTTGGCTCCCGAGCAGCAGAAGCGTGTCGACGCGCTGCGCACCGCCGTGCGGACCGGTTTGCCCGGCGCGGTGCGGAGTTCCCCGGACGCGCACTTCTCCAGGACCGAATGGGCCGCCGCGGCGGCACTCGGCCTCACCGGGTTGTGCCTGCCGTCCGCGTTCGGGGGCGGCGGCCTCGGCGCGCTCGATGTCGCGCTGTGCCTGGAAGCCTTCGGTGACGAGTGCGCCGACACCGGGCTCGTGTTCGGGGTCGCCGCTCATCTGCTCGCCTGCGTCGTGCCGATCCGGGACTTCGCTTCGGGGAGTCTGCTGGACGAGCTGGCGCCGGGTTTGGCCGACGGTTCGGTGATCGCGGCGAACGCGATGACCGAACCGGAGGCGGGTTCCGACGTCGGCGCGCTCACCACGACGGCGACCCGTGCCGACGGCGGCTACCGGCTCGACGGCGTGAAGTCCTTCGCCAGCAACGGTCCGCTCGCCGACGTGTTCGTCACCTACGCGGTCACCGACCCGGATGCGGCCTTCCTCGGCATCAGCGCGTTCGCGGTCCCGCGCGGGGTGCCCGGCCTGAAGATCGGCGGGCCGGTGGCCAAAACGGGCCTCTGGGGCTGTCCCGCGGGCAGGGTGGAGTTCGACGGCTGCTTCGTGCCGGAGCGCTATCGGCTCGGCGAAGAGGGCCAGGGATCGGGGGTCTTCCAGCATTCGATGGGCTGGGAACGGGCCTGCTTGTTCGGGCTCTACCTCGGAGTGCTAGCCAGGCAGCTACGCCAGTGCGTCGACCACGCGAGGACGCGTCGCCAGTTCGGCAGGCCGATCGGGGAGTTCCAGGCGGTTTCGCACCGGATCGCGGACATGCGGGCCCGGCTCGAAGCCGCGCGGCTGCTGGTCCACCGGGCCTGCTGGCTGCTGGACGAGAACAGGGAGCACCGCGCCGCCGCGGCCGTGTCGAAGATGACCGTTTCCGAGACCGCGATCGCGAACAGCCTCGACGCGGTGCGGATCTTCGGCGGCGCCGGGTACCTGGGCGGGGACAGTGCCGGAACCCAGCTCCGGGACTGCGTGCCGACGGCGATCTTCTCCGGCACGACGGACATGCAGAAGGAAATCCTGACGCGGGAGATGGGCCTGTGACCCTCTTGCACGAAGCCGTGCGGGCCACCGCGAAACGCCATCCCGGCCGGGTGGCGGTGTCCGGTGTGGACGGTTCGCTGAGCTACGCCGAACTCGACCGGCGGGCGGACGCGCTCGCGGCGTCCTTCGTAGCGGCCGGGGTCGTGCCGGGCGACCGGGTGCTGATCTGGGCGGCGAAGTCGTGCGCGGTGGTGGTCGCCATGCAGGCGGCACTGCGCGCCGGTGCCGCCTACGTCCCGGTGGACAGCACTTCTCCGGCGGGCCGCGTCGCGACGGTCGTGCGGGACTGCGCCCCGCGCGTGGTGTGCGCTTCGCCGGACCGCGCGGAGGAGATCGCGCGGTTTCTTGAGGAAATGCCCGTGTTCTGCGATCTCGGCGACCTTCCCGAGGCCGCGGCACCCGTGGCGGTCGCGGGCGGCGAGGACGATCTGGCGTTCATCCTCTACACCTCGGGTTCGACCGGGACCCCGAAGGGCGTGTGCCTCAGCCACGCCAACGCGATGGCGTTCGTGCGGTGGGCGATCGCGGAGCTGGCGCTCGGCAAGGAAGACCGCTTGGCCAACCACGCGCCGTTCAGCTTCGACCTCTCGGTGCTCGACCTCTACGGCGCGCTGTGCACCGGCGGGTCGGTCCACCTGGTCGCCGCCGAACTCGCGTACGCGCCGGAGCAGCTCGTGGATTTCCTGCGGTGGCGGGAAATCACCGTGTGGTACTCGGTCCCTTCGGCGCTGCTGCTGATGATGCGGGACGGCGGCCTGCTCGACCGTCCGGCGCCCGCCGCGTTGCGCGCGGTGCTGTTCGCCGGGGAGCCGTTCCCGATCGGCGCGCTGCGCGATCTCGCGGGCTGGACCGGGGCGCGGCTGCTGAACCTGTACGGCCCCACCGAGACCAACGTGTGCACCGCGCACGAAGTCGGCGAGGACGACCTCGCGCGGGACCGGCCGGTGCCGATCGGCACCGCGGTCAGCGGCGACACCGTGTGGGCGGTCGTGGACGGCGAAGTGGCCCGGCCGGGTGAAGCGGGCGAACTGCACGTGAGCGGGCCGTCGGTGATGCGCGGCTACTGGGGCCGCGAACCGCAGCGGGATCCGTACCCGACCGGAGATCTCGTGAGCGTCCGGGAAGACGGTTCGTTCGAGTACCTCGGCAGGCGCGACGCGATGGTCAAGGTACGCGGGCACCGCGTCGAACTCGGCGACGTGGAAGCCGCGCTGACCGCGCATCCGGACATCGCCGAGGCGGCCGCGGTGGTGCGCGGTTCGGCGCTCGGCGGCCGGATCGAAGCGTTCGTGGTGCCGCGTCCCGGCGCCCGGCTCGGCGTGCTCGCGGTCAAGCGCCACTGCGCGGAACGGCTGCCGACCTACATGATCGCCGACGACGCGCACTTCGTGCCCGCGCTGCCCCGGACCGCGAACGGGAAGGTCGACCGCGCCGCACTGGCAGTACGGCATCCCTCGAACCCGAAGGAAGGTAGCACCGTATGAACTCCGTGACCGAAGACCGGCTCATCGACTTCATCAGGGAGAAGTTCCTCGCCGGTGACCCCGACGGCGAGCTGACGGCGGAAAGTCCCTTGCTGCAGTGGGGAATCCTCGACTCCCTCAAGGTCGCCATCCTGCTGACCTTCATCCGCGAGCAGCTCGGCGTGATCGTGCC is part of the Amycolatopsis sp. CA-230715 genome and encodes:
- a CDS encoding acyl carrier protein, with product MNSVTEDRLIDFIREKFLAGDPDGELTAESPLLQWGILDSLKVAILLTFIREQLGVIVPFQHLSAKNFGTVRSMAVLVTELGEPAPDHADSVHSIPPS
- a CDS encoding amino acid adenylation domain-containing protein; its protein translation is MTLLHEAVRATAKRHPGRVAVSGVDGSLSYAELDRRADALAASFVAAGVVPGDRVLIWAAKSCAVVVAMQAALRAGAAYVPVDSTSPAGRVATVVRDCAPRVVCASPDRAEEIARFLEEMPVFCDLGDLPEAAAPVAVAGGEDDLAFILYTSGSTGTPKGVCLSHANAMAFVRWAIAELALGKEDRLANHAPFSFDLSVLDLYGALCTGGSVHLVAAELAYAPEQLVDFLRWREITVWYSVPSALLLMMRDGGLLDRPAPAALRAVLFAGEPFPIGALRDLAGWTGARLLNLYGPTETNVCTAHEVGEDDLARDRPVPIGTAVSGDTVWAVVDGEVARPGEAGELHVSGPSVMRGYWGREPQRDPYPTGDLVSVREDGSFEYLGRRDAMVKVRGHRVELGDVEAALTAHPDIAEAAAVVRGSALGGRIEAFVVPRPGARLGVLAVKRHCAERLPTYMIADDAHFVPALPRTANGKVDRAALAVRHPSNPKEGSTV
- a CDS encoding acyl-CoA dehydrogenase family protein; this encodes MDFDLAPEQQKRVDALRTAVRTGLPGAVRSSPDAHFSRTEWAAAAALGLTGLCLPSAFGGGGLGALDVALCLEAFGDECADTGLVFGVAAHLLACVVPIRDFASGSLLDELAPGLADGSVIAANAMTEPEAGSDVGALTTTATRADGGYRLDGVKSFASNGPLADVFVTYAVTDPDAAFLGISAFAVPRGVPGLKIGGPVAKTGLWGCPAGRVEFDGCFVPERYRLGEEGQGSGVFQHSMGWERACLFGLYLGVLARQLRQCVDHARTRRQFGRPIGEFQAVSHRIADMRARLEAARLLVHRACWLLDENREHRAAAAVSKMTVSETAIANSLDAVRIFGGAGYLGGDSAGTQLRDCVPTAIFSGTTDMQKEILTREMGL